Proteins co-encoded in one Quercus robur chromosome 8, dhQueRobu3.1, whole genome shotgun sequence genomic window:
- the LOC126695726 gene encoding uncharacterized protein LOC126695726 yields the protein MSSSQSLKNIDINVYFGGPLYNPEGIDGFPFRGEGIECYYMMLRRKLKTLTDLKRKIMDELKLNPAWYDIKIIYRYPQEVLHERINYGYMAIKEDKHVKMMFNRIQKMSQVNAAELYVSLEASVDNSTEVVQETSTALQFTTLDNGCTTMGGYATGGYTLPSQDYVANTGETRYSQETHLEEEDEDEDEDEDHAANDNINNDDMDQYEERIEQGDFENDVDEHEVVPNFEEENMEYHDEGDADDDDIGVQQDTDTTIGYRAPADSFYANTWEDMVDPSLLQIPFLCTWQDGMHFCKGLTFANKAAVKRALIIYAAKDNRNFSIQRSSTTQLCAACVDDNCKWYVGAYMKSKLNGLWMVTSYVGPHSCIPFGLRRDGRMMDSNFVASEIVGRLRKKHTATIDELWEIIRTKYDHELSYYKVWDAKQKAIAKIFGDWEESYQRLRKLLLAYLDQDSGTQYSYHTIPKPLEGTTLLRYVYWAFAPCIAAFQYCRPVISIDGTHLYGKYKGVLMIAMATDANQKVLPIAFAVVDKESGASWGWFLECLRTSIERVIENKDICIISDRHKGIKCAIREWPRGQDGRERVYHRYCLRHVASNFNTHFDNPTLKALALKAGYATHDAKFVSIMQTIKEAEINLLRGVDPTDRRIIRYMPYTYLMSEDVDKWTQSHDGGRRYGAMTTNISECFNGVLKGARGLPIAAMVEFTFFKLVAYFHDRHKQITSDLSRGKVWSDYAMEIYNKNEQKIAGHTLRNYNHAEGIYQVVTPYNDHRAGGGNHSHDVRIFDRTCGCGKWQNLKIPCSHAIKVLKGLHLDAPSYIDPCYSLNNAILTYSHNFVVPKSESLWIDVCGPRWVPDPQLLRAKGRPTMSRIRNEMDGVRRERGSRREDPELREIQPRQRCRVCHQEGHNRRCCPNSHGASTSGSAMN from the exons ATGTCAA GTTCACAATCTTTGAAGAATATTGACATAAATGTATACTTCGGTGGACCCCTTTACAATCCTGAAGGGATTGACGGATTTCCATTTAGAGGGGAGGGTATTGAATGCTACTACATGATGTTACGTCGTAAGTTGAAGACGTTGActgatttgaagaggaaaataatggACGAATTGAAATTGAACCCTGCTTGGTATGACATCAAGATTATTTATCGTTACCCACAAGAAGTTCTTCATGAACGGATAAATTACGGGTATATGGCGATTAAAGAAGATAAACATGTAAAGATGATGTTTAATAGGATCCAGAAAATGTCCCAAGTAAATGCTGCTGAGTTGTATGTAAGTTTGGAGGCGAGTGTAGACAACAGTACTGAGGTGGTGCAAGAAACATCTACGGCTTTACAATTTACAACCCTAGATAATGGATGCACTACAATGGGAGGGTATGCAACGGGAGGTTATACGCTCCCATCTCAAGATTATGTTGCAAATACTGGTGAAACCCGCTACTCTCAAGAGACACATTTAGAggaggaagacgaagacgaagacgaagacgaagatcaTGCTGCGAATGATAACATAAATAATGATGATATGGATCAGTACGAAGAGAGGATTGAGCAAGGTGACTTTGAGAACGATGTGGATGAGCATGAAGTCGTTCCtaattttgaagaggaaaatatggagtaccatgatgaaggtgatgcagatgatgatgatattggtGTCCAGCAGGATACAGATACGACCATTGGCTACAGAGCTCCTGCAGACTCATTCTACGCAAATACTTGGGAAGATATGGTTGATCCTTCACTTCTTCAGATAccatttctttgtacttggcaagatgggatgcatttttgtaaagggttgacttttgcaaataaagCTGCGGTGAAGCGTGCATTGATAATATACGCAGCAAAGGATAATAGAAATTTCTCCATCCAAAGGTCGAGCACAACTCAATTGTGTGCCGCATGCGTTGACGACAACTGCAAGTGGTACGTTGGGGCATACATGAAGTCTAAATTGAATGGTCTGTGGATGGTCACGTCTTATGTGGGTCCACACAGTTGTATACCCTTTGGGCTGCGAAGAGACGGTAGAATGAtggattctaattttgttgcatCAGAAATTGTGGGAAGATTGCGAAAAAAGCACACTGCTACTATTGATGAGCTTTGGGAGATCATACGTACTAAGTATGATCATgagctttcttactataaagTATGGGACGCAAAACAGAAGGCAATTGCTAAGATTTTTGGGGATTGGGAGGAGTCTTACCAAAGGTTGCGAAAGTTGTTGTTGGCATACTTGGATCAGGATTCGGGTACCCAGTATAGCTATCACACCATACCTAAGCCATTAGAAGGTACTACGTTACTGCGCTATGTATATTGGGCATTCGCTCCATGCATTGCTGCATTCCAGTATTGCAGGCCAGTGATCAGTATTGATGGAACTCATTTATATGGTAAATACAAAGGGGTATTGATGATTGCAATGGCAACGGATGCTAATCAAAAGGTTTTGCCTATCGCCTTTGCTGTTGTGGATAAGGAGTCAGGGGCtagttgggggtggtttttAGAGTGTCTCAGGACTTCGATAGAGCGTGTTATTGAAAACAAGGACATTTGCATTATTTCTGACCGACATAAAGGTATCAAATGCGCCATTCGAGAGTGGCCTAGAGGGCAAGACGGAAGAGAACGGGTATATCATcgatattgccttcgacatgttgctagcaacttcaacacacACTTTGATAACCCGACTCTAAAGGCATTGGCCTTGAAAGCTGGATATGCGACTCATGATGCTAAATTTGTGTCCATAATGCAAACCATTAAAGAGGCCGAGATTAATTTACTGAGGGGTGTAGACCCTACTGATCGCCGGATTATACGTTATATGCCATACACATATCTAATGAGTGAGGATGTAGACAAATGGACCCAGTCACATGATGGTGGAAGACGTTacggggcaatgacaaccaatatcTCTGAGTGCTTTAATGGGGTTCTTAAAGGTGCCCGCGGTTTGCCCATTGCTGCAATGGTTGAGTtcactttttttaaacttgttgcATATTTCCACGATCGACATAAACAAATTACTTCTGATCTCTCTCGAGGTAAGGTGTGGAGTGATTATGCAATGGAGATCTATAACAAAAATGAGCAGAAAATTGCTGGACACACTCTGAGGAATTATAATCATGCAGAGGGTATATATCAAGTGGTTACCCCGTATAACGACCATAGAGCTGGAGGGGGAAATCACAGTCATGATGTGCGCATATTTGATAGAACATGTGGTTGTGGAAAGTGGCAAAACTTGaagatcccttgttcacatgcaattaaagttCTTAAAGGTCTGCATCTCGATGCGCCCAGCTATATTGACCCATGTTACAGTCTGAACAACGCCATTCTCACATATTCACATAattttgtggtgccaaagtcAGAGTCATTATGGATAGACGTTTGCGGACCACGGTGGGTGCCTGACCCACAATTGTTGCGGGCCAAAGGTCGTCCTACGATGTCAAgaataaggaatgaaatggatggGGTACGGCGAGAACGGGGAAGCCGGAGGGAAGATCCGGAGTTGAGGGAGATTCAACCGAGGCAACGATGTAGAGTGTGTCATCAAGAGGGGCATAACCGTAGATGCTGTCCCAATTCCCATGGGGCTTCGACAAGTGGTAGTGCTATGAACTAG
- the LOC126694261 gene encoding 60S acidic ribosomal protein P0, protein MGKNTMMKRSIRIHADNTGNNAFLNLIPLLVGNVGLIFTKGDLKEVSEEVAKYKVGAPARVGLVAPIDVVVPPGNTGLDPSQTSFFQVLNIPTKINKGTVEIITPVELIKKGDKVGSSEAALLAKLGIRPFSCGLVVLQVYDDGSVFSPEVLDLTDEDLIGKFFAGVSMVTSLSLAISYPTLAAAPHMFANAYKNVLAVAVATEYSFPQAEKVKEYLKDPSKFAVAAAPVAAAASGGAPAAAAAKEEDKKEEPAEESDDDMGFSLFD, encoded by the exons ATGGGTAAAAACACCATGATGAAGAGGTCTATCAGGATCCATGCTGATAACACTGGCAACAATGCCTTCCTCAATCTCATTCCTCTCCTTGTC ggaAACGTGGGTCTGATTTTCACCAAGGGTGATTTGAAGGAGGTCAGTGAAGAGGTCGCCAAGTacaag GTTGGGGCTCCTGCTCGTGTTGGTTTGGTAGCACCAATTGATGTTGTTGTCCCTCCGGGCAACACCGGTCTGGATCCATCGCAGACGTCCTTTTTCCAA GTGTTGAATATACCAACAAAGATTAATAAAGGAACTGTCGAAATTATAACCCCTGTTGAGCTTATTAAGAAGGGTGACAAGGTTGGGTCCTCTGAGGCTGCCCTCCTTGCAAAGCTTGGCATAAGGCCATTCTCTTGTGGCCTTGTTGTTCTTCAAGTTTATGATGACGGGTCTGTCTTCAGCCCTGAAGTCCTTGATCTTACTGATGAGGACCTGATTGGGAAGTTCTTTGCTGGTGTCTCTATGGTGACATCACTGTCGCTTGCTATCTCATATCCAACCCTAGCTGCTGCACCACACATGTTCGCCAATGCCTACAAGAACGTTCTTGCAGTTGCTGTTGCTACTGAGTATTCCTTCCCTCAGGCAGAGAAAGTTAAGGAGTACCTAAAG GATCCTAGCAAGtttgctgttgctgctgcccCTGTTGCAGCAGCTGCTTCTGGTGGTGCCCcagctgctgctgctgccaAGGAGGAAGACAAGAAGGAAGAGCCGGCTGAGGAGTCGGATGATGACATgggttttagtttatttgacTAA